The following coding sequences are from one Verrucomicrobiota bacterium window:
- a CDS encoding OmpA family protein: MRFLSEKAGVDPKRLTAVGYGEFHPIADNATPEGRAKNRRIELIVMPEDLLKAKAAAKTE, from the coding sequence GTGCGCTTCCTGAGCGAGAAAGCCGGCGTGGACCCGAAGCGCCTCACCGCGGTCGGCTACGGTGAATTCCATCCCATCGCGGACAACGCCACACCCGAGGGCCGCGCGAAGAACCGGCGCATCGAACTCATCGTGATGCCGGAGGATCTGCTGAAGGCGAAGGCCGCTGCGAAGACGGAGTAG